A genomic window from Bacillota bacterium includes:
- the alr gene encoding alanine racemase encodes MSGHTTFCEINLDNIAFNYETVCRYVAPSEVIPVLKGNAYGHGAVALARVLVEMGCRHLTVAKLTEASQLRKAGIDTSKVDLIIMTAMLPDEIDMAISINASFFVPDFRTLDYLRKVGNRQAWPPRFHIKVDTGMGRMGFMPEEGHAVAMALKSLKGCKLEGFATHLCAAGEDSEQNQRQLERFDAFLAGVNPPDGCLIHMASSSAVCRFPEMFKSAVRVGDLIYGLCGVDNPPFELRPALSCVTRVIQVKSLPPGWHVGYGARQWVRTPMTTATISMGIVDGMMSSQVNRGCVLVNGRRCRLLAACADTAIIDVSDAGGVEPGDNVVYIGSQGSERITAREQAIAAGTGFNELLSKISLRTPRVYCRKGKYAGEMSLGRMDGIAALN; translated from the coding sequence ATGAGTGGCCATACCACGTTTTGCGAAATCAACCTGGACAACATAGCTTTCAACTACGAGACTGTCTGCAGATACGTCGCTCCAAGCGAGGTCATTCCGGTTCTGAAGGGCAACGCGTACGGGCATGGTGCGGTGGCCCTCGCCAGGGTCCTGGTCGAAATGGGATGCAGACACCTGACGGTTGCAAAACTCACCGAGGCCTCGCAGCTCAGGAAGGCGGGGATAGACACCTCGAAGGTAGACCTGATAATAATGACGGCTATGCTACCAGATGAGATCGACATGGCGATCTCCATCAACGCATCGTTCTTCGTCCCCGACTTCCGTACCCTGGACTACCTCAGAAAGGTCGGGAACCGCCAGGCGTGGCCCCCCAGGTTCCACATAAAGGTGGACACGGGCATGGGTCGCATGGGATTTATGCCCGAGGAGGGCCACGCCGTGGCCATGGCCTTGAAGTCGCTGAAAGGGTGCAAGCTCGAGGGGTTTGCAACGCACCTTTGCGCGGCCGGAGAGGATTCCGAACAAAACCAGAGGCAGCTCGAGAGGTTCGACGCCTTCCTTGCCGGCGTGAATCCCCCTGATGGATGCCTCATCCACATGGCCTCGAGTTCGGCTGTTTGCCGTTTCCCGGAGATGTTCAAGTCGGCCGTCCGCGTGGGGGACCTCATATACGGCCTGTGCGGCGTCGACAACCCACCGTTCGAGCTGCGGCCGGCCCTTTCTTGCGTAACAAGAGTGATTCAGGTCAAGAGCCTGCCTCCCGGATGGCACGTTGGCTACGGCGCCAGGCAGTGGGTCAGAACGCCGATGACAACCGCGACCATTTCCATGGGTATCGTTGATGGGATGATGAGTTCCCAGGTAAACCGGGGCTGCGTTCTCGTGAACGGGAGGCGGTGCAGGCTCCTGGCGGCCTGCGCTGACACGGCGATCATTGACGTTTCGGACGCCGGGGGCGTAGAGCCCGGCGACAACGTTGTCTATATAGGCAGCCAGGGAAGCGAGCGCATCACGGCGCGCGAGCAGGCCATTGCCGCAGGCACAGGCTTCAACGAGTTGCTCAGCAAGATATCCCTGAGAACACCAAGGGTGTACTGCAGGAAGGGTAAGTACGCCGGCGAAATGTCGCTTGGTAGAATGGACGGCATCGCCGCCCTGAACTAG
- a CDS encoding ABC transporter substrate-binding protein: MARSIGIVLLLAMTAGLLAGCGGAREQVIVVGELAALTGGTAAWGTAQSNAFKIYVDELNKAGGLDGVKVKVVTYDFKGDAQEAVNAFNRLADQDKVVMVFGTNNSNANLAFAPLAEQKKVPVLANAVDPNVTTPKMTGLNRYSFLTVASNIVQGKTMAAYALKELGFKRVAVLYNQGNAFATTMVRPFIDYFKANGGDIVAEEVFQGSDVEYRAQLTRIKAANPDAILLPNYYKEIALAAQQARELGINVPFLGHTGWPSQVLLQMAAKEVEGSYYVNYASFQDPKLKAIRDKYFAAYKIEPEINAAMIHDSFEVFKDAVKRIGARNLAGMSVDKQRDALRDAFESTKDVAGLTGTITIDHKTHRPENIEMAIIKVENGAFKLVTRYKAP, from the coding sequence ATGGCACGTAGTATCGGTATCGTGTTGCTGCTTGCGATGACGGCCGGGTTGCTGGCCGGCTGCGGCGGCGCCAGGGAACAGGTTATCGTGGTGGGCGAGCTTGCGGCGTTGACGGGCGGTACGGCAGCCTGGGGGACGGCGCAATCCAACGCGTTCAAAATCTACGTGGACGAGCTGAATAAGGCCGGCGGCCTGGACGGCGTCAAGGTCAAAGTCGTGACATACGACTTCAAGGGTGACGCTCAGGAAGCAGTGAATGCATTCAACAGGCTGGCCGACCAGGACAAGGTCGTCATGGTGTTCGGGACCAACAACTCGAACGCGAACCTCGCTTTCGCCCCGCTGGCGGAGCAAAAGAAAGTGCCCGTCCTGGCCAACGCGGTGGACCCCAACGTCACCACCCCGAAGATGACCGGCCTCAACCGCTACTCGTTCCTGACGGTTGCTTCGAACATCGTCCAGGGCAAGACGATGGCGGCATACGCCCTCAAGGAGCTTGGGTTCAAGCGCGTAGCGGTGCTCTATAACCAGGGCAACGCCTTTGCGACAACGATGGTGAGGCCCTTCATCGACTATTTCAAGGCAAACGGCGGGGACATCGTCGCGGAGGAGGTGTTCCAGGGTTCGGACGTGGAGTACCGCGCCCAGCTGACGAGGATAAAGGCGGCGAACCCGGACGCTATCCTGCTGCCGAACTACTACAAGGAGATCGCCCTGGCCGCACAACAGGCCCGCGAACTGGGGATTAATGTCCCCTTTCTCGGGCACACCGGCTGGCCTTCCCAGGTCCTGCTCCAGATGGCTGCCAAGGAAGTTGAGGGGTCCTACTACGTTAACTATGCATCGTTCCAGGATCCCAAGCTGAAGGCCATCCGCGACAAGTATTTCGCGGCGTACAAGATCGAACCCGAAATCAACGCGGCGATGATCCATGACTCGTTCGAAGTCTTCAAGGATGCGGTGAAGCGCATCGGGGCGCGCAATCTGGCGGGCATGAGCGTGGACAAACAGAGAGATGCCCTCCGCGATGCCTTCGAGAGTACAAAAGACGTCGCGGGCCTGACGGGCACTATCACCATAGACCACAAGACGCACCGTCCCGAGAACATCGAGATGGCGATCATCAAGGTTGAAAACGGTGCATTCAAACTGGTCACCAGGTACAAGGCGCCCTGA
- a CDS encoding Gfo/Idh/MocA family oxidoreductase, with protein MKTRVGIIGGGRMARAHAIALSRIEDVEVVGLADRFPQGAALSRELGLPYFTDYRAMLEKPLDAVTVCLPHTLHREVVEEAARAGRHVLCEKPMATTLEDCDAMIDACERAGVRLMIGQTHRFWPASISAKQLISAGRIGRPIMAQDWIAWAGFYPGYPGWLADNRLAGGGILLDNGVHSLDRLSWFFDSRSARVTARLGQYVHPIDGEDNGVMLVEFENGAYATVFESWTFPRHATECAALIAGTKGAIRLNTWGKSYLLTSDSDGPEEIPIPEGADGFDLQLMEFVASIREGRRPSVDGYDGRAAVAAVLAAYESERCRRGQDIRHRERPAE; from the coding sequence ATGAAGACACGGGTCGGCATTATTGGGGGAGGGCGTATGGCCAGGGCGCACGCCATTGCCCTGTCCAGGATCGAAGATGTAGAGGTGGTTGGACTGGCCGACCGGTTTCCGCAGGGCGCTGCTCTCAGCAGGGAACTGGGCCTCCCCTACTTCACCGATTACAGGGCCATGCTCGAGAAGCCGCTGGATGCCGTGACCGTATGCCTCCCCCATACCCTGCACCGGGAGGTGGTTGAAGAGGCCGCCAGGGCAGGCAGGCACGTCCTGTGCGAGAAGCCCATGGCCACAACCCTGGAAGACTGCGATGCCATGATCGACGCCTGCGAGCGTGCGGGGGTACGCCTCATGATCGGCCAGACCCACCGCTTCTGGCCTGCCAGCATTTCGGCGAAGCAGCTCATCTCGGCGGGTCGCATCGGCAGGCCGATCATGGCCCAGGATTGGATCGCCTGGGCGGGCTTCTACCCGGGTTACCCGGGGTGGCTGGCAGACAACAGGCTGGCCGGAGGAGGCATCCTGCTGGACAACGGTGTCCACTCGCTGGACCGGTTGAGCTGGTTCTTCGACTCCAGGTCGGCGCGGGTGACGGCCAGGTTGGGGCAGTACGTCCATCCCATAGACGGGGAAGACAACGGAGTCATGCTGGTGGAGTTCGAGAATGGCGCCTACGCGACGGTCTTCGAGAGCTGGACCTTCCCCCGCCACGCCACGGAGTGCGCGGCGCTGATAGCGGGTACGAAGGGGGCCATACGCCTGAACACGTGGGGGAAGTCGTATCTTCTCACATCAGATTCCGATGGCCCCGAAGAGATCCCCATTCCGGAAGGAGCGGACGGTTTCGACCTCCAGCTGATGGAGTTCGTGGCATCCATCAGGGAGGGCCGTCGCCCGTCCGTCGATGGTTACGATGGCCGCGCGGCGGTGGCCGCGGTGCTGGCCGCCTACGAGTCCGAGCGGTGTCGCCGGGGGCAGGACATCCGGCATCGCGAGCGACCGGCAGAGTAA
- a CDS encoding sodium:solute symporter family protein: MEPRVVLILSAVAAYVAISMYIGLRGARSTTTTLEDYFLGNRSFGLIFMAFTFYATYQSAYMYIGCTGFVYSHGMGIWYSNVANLLWAFLFLVIGIPMWKLAKKFHYVTQGDFFAHRFDSDVVRMVMAFWMILGLAPYIGSQVKSVSLTLETLTGGVIPFHWGAVIFIATVGFYSITGGARGVVWTDLVQGLIMLVAIWFGLAYLLPQVGGVGGVMKGIAEKHPALLGLPGAKGLLTPQAWFGYMLCDALGGIMWIQNWVRFYMCKTWKTLAAMAVIVPIGTTLTFYPAMLYGFAGKLLVPNLEKADAIMPTLILGYLPVWVGALIVVGLFAASMSTVDSLALALASSVAKDVHQKINPQVSQAKLVGTGKVWTAVFLLGGMLVGYYAKDTYLVVLLTLLSLSLSATLFPVAVAGLFWKRANKQGVIAGLAAGTIVGAKMLLGGPEFDPVFGIYGGVWGMIVTTVVMVVVSLLTPPTNKDITSVIDQALRGKLDEA; the protein is encoded by the coding sequence ATGGAACCGCGCGTAGTTCTAATTCTGTCCGCCGTAGCCGCGTATGTAGCGATCTCCATGTACATCGGCCTGAGAGGTGCCCGTTCTACGACTACGACTCTGGAGGACTACTTCCTCGGCAACAGATCCTTCGGGCTGATATTCATGGCGTTCACTTTCTACGCCACGTACCAGAGCGCGTACATGTACATTGGCTGCACCGGCTTCGTGTATTCCCACGGAATGGGCATCTGGTATTCGAACGTGGCGAACCTCCTCTGGGCCTTCCTGTTCCTTGTCATAGGCATCCCCATGTGGAAGCTGGCAAAGAAGTTTCACTACGTGACCCAGGGGGACTTCTTTGCCCACAGGTTTGACTCAGACGTGGTTAGGATGGTTATGGCCTTCTGGATGATCCTCGGGCTCGCGCCATACATCGGCTCCCAGGTTAAATCCGTGTCGCTAACCCTGGAGACACTCACGGGGGGCGTCATACCGTTCCACTGGGGCGCCGTAATATTCATCGCCACCGTCGGATTCTACTCGATCACCGGCGGAGCCAGGGGTGTCGTGTGGACCGACCTGGTCCAGGGCCTCATTATGCTCGTGGCGATCTGGTTTGGACTGGCGTACCTCCTTCCGCAGGTAGGGGGCGTCGGGGGCGTTATGAAGGGAATCGCCGAGAAACACCCTGCTTTGCTGGGATTGCCCGGCGCGAAGGGCCTCCTTACCCCGCAGGCATGGTTCGGATATATGCTGTGTGATGCTTTAGGGGGCATAATGTGGATCCAGAACTGGGTCCGGTTCTACATGTGCAAAACCTGGAAGACGTTGGCTGCAATGGCCGTCATAGTCCCTATAGGCACCACACTGACATTCTATCCGGCCATGCTGTACGGCTTTGCCGGGAAGCTCCTTGTCCCTAACCTTGAGAAAGCCGACGCTATCATGCCCACCCTCATACTGGGCTACCTGCCGGTGTGGGTTGGCGCGCTCATCGTGGTCGGACTGTTCGCAGCTTCCATGTCAACCGTTGACTCACTGGCGCTGGCGCTGGCATCCAGCGTGGCGAAGGATGTCCACCAGAAGATCAACCCCCAGGTCTCCCAGGCGAAGCTTGTGGGAACCGGAAAGGTGTGGACCGCCGTCTTCCTCCTTGGTGGCATGCTGGTCGGTTACTACGCCAAAGACACATACTTGGTTGTATTACTAACCCTGCTCTCCCTGAGCCTGAGCGCAACGCTGTTCCCCGTCGCCGTCGCGGGGTTGTTCTGGAAGCGCGCCAACAAGCAGGGAGTCATAGCCGGCCTGGCCGCAGGGACGATCGTCGGAGCCAAGATGCTCCTCGGCGGGCCCGAGTTTGACCCCGTGTTCGGGATCTATGGCGGTGTGTGGGGCATGATCGTCACCACAGTCGTGATGGTAGTGGTCAGCCTGCTCACCCCGCCGACCAACAAGGACATCACGTCGGTGATAGACCAGGCCCTGCGCGGGAAACTGGACGAAGCGTAG
- a CDS encoding aminopeptidase — protein MLPIEMARGARKIVEQNIGLRPGERVLIVTDTGRDFTIATALAAAVDAAGGEFSIILTRPLSKPGDEPPAPVAQAMTAADVVIAPTSRTIFHTRATIRATKEYGTRVFTLSEARPDTLITGLIECDFLKQKPLVDALAARMAEGKSIRITSPAGTDLHASIEGRLPVANPAICHNPGEKMGASVEVYIAPVEGTTEGVFVCDASSSMIGLVREPIKIEVKGGKAVSISGGAEARRLREIIEGVGHPDADNIAEIAFGLNPKARLIGNIIEDEGKYGTGHVALGNNEGFGGVSKAPIHIDMVYWKPTAWIDGQMVFKDGELIIR, from the coding sequence GTGTTACCTATCGAAATGGCCAGGGGAGCTCGCAAGATCGTCGAGCAGAACATCGGGCTGAGGCCCGGCGAAAGGGTACTCATCGTCACGGATACAGGGAGGGACTTCACCATCGCTACAGCCCTGGCTGCTGCAGTGGATGCGGCCGGAGGCGAGTTCAGCATCATCCTGACCAGGCCGCTCTCCAAGCCCGGGGATGAGCCCCCGGCGCCGGTGGCCCAAGCTATGACCGCCGCGGATGTCGTCATCGCGCCCACTTCGAGAACGATATTCCACACCAGGGCCACCATCCGCGCGACAAAGGAGTACGGGACCAGGGTTTTTACGCTATCCGAGGCCAGGCCGGACACTCTGATAACCGGGCTTATCGAGTGCGATTTCCTGAAACAGAAGCCGCTGGTCGACGCGCTTGCTGCGAGAATGGCCGAGGGCAAGTCTATACGCATAACCTCACCGGCCGGGACAGACCTTCACGCAAGTATCGAGGGACGGTTGCCGGTTGCGAATCCGGCCATATGCCACAACCCCGGGGAAAAGATGGGAGCTAGCGTCGAGGTGTACATCGCTCCCGTGGAAGGAACGACCGAGGGGGTCTTCGTCTGTGACGCTTCGAGCTCGATGATCGGCCTTGTGCGCGAGCCCATCAAGATCGAGGTCAAAGGCGGAAAGGCCGTCTCTATCAGTGGTGGCGCCGAAGCCCGGAGGTTGCGCGAAATCATCGAGGGCGTCGGGCACCCCGACGCCGACAACATCGCGGAGATCGCATTCGGCCTGAACCCGAAGGCCAGGCTTATCGGTAACATAATCGAGGATGAAGGAAAATACGGGACGGGGCACGTGGCCCTGGGAAACAACGAGGGGTTTGGAGGCGTGAGCAAGGCCCCCATTCACATTGACATGGTGTACTGGAAGCCGACTGCGTGGATCGATGGGCAGATGGTTTTCAAGGACGGCGAGCTCATCATCCGGTAA
- a CDS encoding sigma 54-interacting transcriptional regulator, whose translation MSDDSSRFLTSVFDSLHEGIIVVDRSRKIVLCNRQARILLGLDSPKGPGHPAGRCADGDVSIVCDTCLGADDGKLMPGDLEIIGVRNGVLRSGDPFVAIGRVGGEPGSAEVLVGQHSSGKPLALTCSMTDSSGRKHLIAADVRLGEKRAFIEVDGQRFDYVYKVSVGHMVALDPKDFSTKFYQAPGYSARGEHLGHILRGGLFSAKEPGKSQIGIMGNKLEQVCTEGLSIEDLNMIFSGRRGAIVPHTRLVNGVPLKFSVVPVVSDANVDGAAIILEDAGVQDHWPSDVPLVSFQGRARTGARASIGSSPFARIQGGSEAIRQCVIMADKMASLRGNILIIGESGTGKNLFARAIHEASPRRDGPFVVLNCAAIPQNLVESELFGYAPGSFTGALRTGRKGRFRESDGGTLFLDEISDLDLVCQAKLLHAIEDGTIQPIGSVARERVDVRIIAATNRDLWTLVEEGAFRADLYYRLNVFCLEIPPLRERKQDIIDLAESALTVLSAVCGRRCSISDDTYRMLLEFPWPGNVRQLQNILERAVALGNSDVIEPGSLPREITQYKAGLELSEPDAGAGDPSLSFHRTLRLAEEGIIMKALDECGGNRSKAAKYLGISRSTLYKKMSDRTRHTVR comes from the coding sequence CTCCAGAAAAATCGTCCTGTGTAATCGCCAGGCGAGGATCCTCCTTGGACTCGATTCCCCGAAGGGGCCGGGGCACCCAGCAGGGAGGTGCGCCGATGGAGACGTCAGTATCGTGTGCGATACGTGTCTCGGAGCCGATGATGGCAAACTCATGCCTGGCGACCTGGAGATAATCGGCGTTCGAAACGGCGTGCTAAGGAGCGGCGATCCTTTCGTGGCCATAGGGCGCGTCGGAGGCGAACCAGGCTCAGCGGAGGTGTTGGTGGGCCAGCACAGCAGCGGGAAACCTCTCGCTCTCACCTGTTCCATGACTGACTCCTCGGGTCGAAAACACCTAATCGCTGCCGATGTGCGGTTGGGTGAAAAAAGGGCATTTATCGAGGTAGATGGGCAGCGCTTTGATTACGTATACAAGGTGTCCGTGGGTCACATGGTCGCGCTCGATCCGAAGGACTTCAGCACGAAGTTCTACCAGGCTCCCGGCTATTCCGCCCGTGGCGAACATCTCGGCCATATCCTCCGGGGCGGCCTCTTCTCCGCAAAAGAGCCCGGGAAAAGCCAAATCGGGATCATGGGCAACAAATTGGAGCAAGTGTGTACCGAGGGGTTGAGCATAGAGGACCTCAACATGATTTTCAGTGGTCGAAGAGGGGCTATAGTGCCCCACACCAGACTGGTGAACGGAGTCCCGCTGAAGTTCTCAGTAGTCCCGGTGGTATCCGACGCGAACGTAGACGGTGCGGCTATCATCCTGGAGGACGCCGGGGTTCAGGACCACTGGCCATCCGATGTGCCGCTGGTCAGCTTTCAGGGACGTGCAAGGACGGGTGCGAGGGCCAGCATAGGTAGCTCACCTTTCGCAAGGATACAGGGGGGCAGCGAGGCTATAAGGCAATGCGTGATCATGGCCGACAAGATGGCTTCGCTTCGCGGGAACATCCTTATCATCGGCGAGAGTGGCACCGGCAAGAACCTGTTTGCCCGGGCGATACACGAGGCGTCGCCAAGGCGGGACGGCCCATTTGTGGTGCTCAACTGCGCAGCGATTCCTCAGAATTTGGTCGAAAGCGAGCTCTTTGGCTACGCGCCGGGTTCGTTCACTGGCGCTTTGCGCACCGGGCGAAAAGGAAGGTTCAGGGAATCTGACGGAGGGACGCTTTTCCTGGACGAGATATCGGACCTGGACCTGGTCTGCCAGGCCAAGCTCCTTCATGCCATTGAGGATGGCACGATCCAGCCCATAGGTAGCGTGGCGAGAGAGCGCGTGGACGTGAGGATCATAGCCGCGACCAACCGCGACCTCTGGACTCTTGTTGAAGAAGGAGCATTCAGGGCGGACCTTTATTACAGGTTGAACGTCTTCTGCCTGGAAATACCGCCGCTGCGGGAAAGAAAGCAGGACATCATTGACCTTGCCGAATCGGCGCTCACGGTCCTCTCAGCTGTTTGCGGACGCAGATGCTCCATTTCGGATGACACGTACAGAATGCTGCTTGAGTTTCCGTGGCCGGGCAACGTCCGCCAACTCCAAAACATCCTTGAAAGGGCGGTTGCCTTAGGGAACAGCGATGTTATCGAACCCGGTAGTCTGCCCAGGGAGATCACCCAGTACAAGGCAGGCCTTGAGTTGTCAGAGCCTGATGCTGGTGCTGGTGACCCCAGTCTATCGTTCCACAGGACGCTCAGGCTGGCCGAGGAAGGGATAATCATGAAGGCGCTGGACGAGTGCGGGGGCAACCGTTCCAAGGCGGCCAAATACCTCGGGATCTCCAGGAGCACCCTCTACAAGAAGATGTCCGACCGCACACGCCACACTGTGCGATAG